In the Brassica oleracea var. oleracea cultivar TO1000 unplaced genomic scaffold, BOL UnpScaffold01054, whole genome shotgun sequence genome, one interval contains:
- the LOC106320763 gene encoding protein MADS AFFECTING FLOWERING 5-like — MGRRKAEIKRIENKSSRQVTFCKRRNGLMKKARQLSVLCESSVALLIVSSTGKLYSSSSGDSMAKILKRYEIQHADELKTVDLAEKGRSYLSHEELLEIVQCKLEEAKSDNISVESLISLEEQFKSAQSITRAGKNMLWTLLVFGSCFQFDKFLNLMMELVKTLQEKEKLLREENKVLASQLTKMEKNRFLE; from the exons ATGGGAAGGAGAAAAGCGGAGATCAAACGAATTGAGAACAAAAGCAGTCGACAGGTCACTTTTTGTAAGCGACGCAACGGTCTCATGAAGAAAGCTCGCCAGCTCTCAGTTCTCTGTGAATCATCCGTCGCTCTTCTCATAGTTTCCTCCACCGGGAAGCTCTATAGCTCCTCCTCCGGGGATAG CATGGCCAAGATCCTCAAACGTTATGAAATACAACATGCTGATGAACTTAAAACGGTG GATCTAGCAGAAAAAGGTCGGAGTTATCTTTCACATGAGGAGTTACTAGAAATAGTCCAATG CAAGCTTGAAGAAGCGAAAAGTGATAACATAAGTGTAGAATCACTAATTTCCCTGGAAGAGCAATTCAAGAGTGCTCAGTCTATAACTAGAGCTGGGaag AACATGCTTTGGACACTGCTTGTCTTTGGATCATGTTTCCAGTTTGACAAATTCCTTAATCTCATGATGGAACTTGTGAAGACCCTTCAAGAAAAG GAGAAGCTGTTGAGAGAAGAGAACAAGGTTTTGGCCAGCCAGCTTACAAAG ATGGAGAAGAACAGGTTTCTGGAGTGA